tttttttttattctgtatgtaatatatttatacattacatttaaattcagaaacattttatttgtagattttatattaaatagaaatctaTCGGTTCAGTTGCTGTGTGATTAAGTGGTGTGTCTTATTGATCTCCTCACAGGAACACTGCAGTCTGGAGTCTGAGACCATGGTGCATCTACAGGAGGAGGATCTAGATGatggaggaaaaacaaaaccagacaCTGCTGATGAAATCACTCGACAGAAGACTAAACCAAACACTGCTCAACATGTGCGAGTCTCCTCTCATCATCAGCAGTGTTCGGATGAAACCCATAAAGATCAGACACGAGAGAATCTTCGAGGATCTTCAGAGAAGTGTCCCGTCACAGAAGAACCCTTGAGCCCGAGCGTCGAGGACGAGGTGGACCTGATTGATCTGTTAGAAGATCAGAGCTTAGGTCTTCAGCAGATGTTTTATGAGAACATCAGTCCTAAGCGCTGCCATCACGATCTGGCAACCCCAGCTTTTCAGACCATCCTGGCCAACGTCAGAGATCTCCTGACCAGATCTCCACCGAAGAACCTCGAGTTTAATCTCCCAGAGATCAGCAACCAGCCGAAAGAGTCGCTTGATGAACGCTTTCACGTGACATTCAGCTTGTTCGCTGACGAGCCGTCGGTTAACGAAGATCCTGATCAGAAACCAGCAGCTGTTTCTCCAGACTGGGACGAGCTTTTTGATGAAGAACGGGATCGAGCTAAAGACCAGGAGAACTTAAATGAGAGCGTTGATCTGTTCGGAGACGACGAAGCCTTCCTTCAGATGAGCGTTCCTGACGTCCAAACACCCGACGGGAGCACAGGACCTGAAGGAAACCCTCCTGCTGATGGAAGCAGAGGGTCAGATCAGGGCTTCAGCTGCTCGCAGGACTTCTTCTCCGTCAACTTTGAGCTGGGCTTTGACTCTGAGGAGGACGAACCGAATGATCCAGCAGATACAGGACCTCGTCCATTAGGAGGAAGCTCTACATGCTCTGAGCGATCTCCACGTGTCTCTGACCAAACCAGACCCAGCGCTTCCACACCCAGCCATGTGTTCCTGCCTCCGCTGGGCCCCAGAACAGAAGATCAGCGTCCGTCAGCCCTCAGGTCCTCACAGAGAAGACAGACCGCACCAACAGGTTTATAAGCTTCCTCCTGCAGATATCTTCTGAGTGTTAATACAgactgtgagtgagtgtgtgtgtgtgtgtgtgtgtttcaggcgtGTTGAGCAGCGACAGCGAGACAGACGAGACGTCTCTGAGGACTCTAAAGGTCAAGCCGGTGTTTTCTCCCGAGGTCAGATTTGTCGTGTGACTCTAGTTGTTCCCATCCCGTGGTTTTTAGGCACATTTTGGgtatcacataaaaaaaaaaacaggatgaaAACACCCAGGTGTGCTCTGAATCTTAACCTATGTAGTGAAAAAATGGTAAAATCTGATATTTTTGAGATTGTTGAAATAGTATCAGTAATTGTTAATCAGAAAGTGTAAGGTGTAGGTTAAAGGTTAGgagagagaatttttttttgttgttttttatggtcatttttattggtgtgtgtgtgtgtatgtatatgtatgtatgtatgtagccCAAAGTATTCACTCATCTGTCTTGACTCACATATGAACTTAattgacatcccattcctagttataacagcttcaactcttctggcAAGGCTATCCACAAGGtttagtgtgtttatgggaatttttgaccaaTCTTCCAGAAGTGCATTTGTGAGGTCTCACACTCAGTCTGGAACTGTCCAATATGTGACTCCAGAGAACGcgtctccactgctctagagtccagcGTGCTTCACACCACTGCATCCCACTCGTTGCATAGCCCTTGATGTATGGCTTGAATACATTCCATGAAGCAgtgttcttgagctaatctgaaggTCACATGAAGTTTGAGGTCTGTGGTGATTAAGAAAGTTGGTGACCTCTCCGCATTGCTGAGCCCGCTCCATCAGTGTACATGATCTTGTTGCTGTTGTTCCCAAACACTTCCACGTTCTCataatacagctgacagttgactATGGAATATTCAGGAGGAAATTTTACGAACTATCCGTCGATATTTAACTGAAACTCTATGGCAGGAGACCCAGGACGACCCCACTGCTGACACCGAGACGTCAAAAAGAAAGACTACACTTTGCAAGAACTTGAGTAAGCGTtttgtggacagatgagaccaAGATTGCGATtttgatttcagttatttttttccaaagggTGTGAAACCAAATATTAAGTCAAGGATTCCAATAATTTTGTCCTGCTTTTTaccctcccttttttttttgttttgttctaatACACACAAAGGAACATGTTAGTGCAATACCTTTCTGTGAGAAATACTTGATTTTCTGGAAACATTTCAGGGGTGCCAacaattttggccatgactctatatatattctgtatatatgatatagaatataattaatataaataaactgtataaaagtatatacatgtaaatattttcaaaatatatactgcatatgtgtgtatttatataagcaTAATACATAatcacagtacacatacatatacactatattgccaaaagtattgggtAACCCCTTTCTGATGAACAGATCTGACTACtttagtaattttgtaaaaGTGCAAACCTTAATATTTAAGCATTATTTAATACTATAGTGCTATTTTAGAGAATTGTGTGCCTCTAATTTTATAGAAGTCGATTATTCTAACATGACTGTgtctctgtgtataaggcaagaTTTAAAAAGAACTGATTGGTTGAGTCGGTGTGGAAGACATAATCCCAGCTGAACGCCTTTAGTGTGACTTTAACTACAGTCCTTGAACCtaaaactcatcaccaaacaccagTGACTTGTACATTCACTATCAgaagtgtctaaaatgactcCATATGTTCAAGTCCctggtgtttggtgatgagcTTCTGCTTCAAGGACTGTATTTAAAGTCACAgcagaggtgttcagctgggattagtttatttatccacactgactcaatcaGTTTCTGTTTTAACCTCGTCTTATACACAGAGACATCgtcatgttagaatagaaaagggtcctgtccaaactgctgctataaaattaaaagcccacaattccctagaatatcattacaTGCCTAAATATTGAGGTTTGCCCTCCTGAAAAGTACTAAAGAAGTGAGGTCTGTTCATCAGAAGCTGGTGACCCAATACTTTTGGTAATGTAGTGTATAATGCAAACCAACACTTTGACAgctctcgtgtgtgtgtgtgtgtgtggggagtgtttgtattttaatttttttacaattttttcaaGCATGGTTCAAGCTAAATTAAAAGGAGAAGTGATGCTGTGGAATGtagctgaaatgaaaaaaaaaaaaatcaattttagtTTGTcagatgtgtttattttagtttcagctAATTATAATAACCCTCATCCGAATGCAAGATAGCATCATTTTTTTCATCTGCACACTCTTACTTTATAACTTAGGCACAGCGGCAGAATACGGCGGTCAGTCCTTCATACGGGTGTGAAAGACTGATCATAGCCTTACTTTTACTTCTCACTTTAAATACTGTTTCagtagtccactttagacattctactacaACTAGCATTcattagagtgtgtgtgtgtgtgttcctgcagCAGTCAAAGCTCTTCAGTGACGTTGATTCTCCGGTCCAGGCCCGTCGGAAGCGAGCGGCTGCGATAAACACGGTAGTGTTTCTGACGATTCTCCTTCATGAGCTCTGCTGTAGTCTTGGAGTGATTCACTGTGGCTCTGTTCTTCAGTCGGAGGACAGCGACGGAGGTCTGCTGTCAGACGATGACTTCCAGGACGTCTCTGTTCATCAGCCCCGAGCCGCGGAGTCTCGTCTCGTCAGGAGGCCTCATGTATGTCACATGACCATCAGAAGCAGCGTCCTGTGCTTGATGATCGTCTCACTCCTTCCTCGTGTGTCTTCTAGAAGGTGCGTCGCGAGGGAAGGCAGTTTCTGGACGAGGAGGCCGAGCTCTCAGAGGATGAAGATGTTTCTTCTGATGAAGATGATGGAGAGGAGCAGAACGACTCTCTGCAGGGGTTCGTGGTGAACAGCACTCAGTGCTCGCAGGGTCTGAACGGTGAGGAAAACTTTAGTTTAGAACACTTTTATCAAAACTGATATATAATTGACAAAGTGATTcatctattcatctgtgaatcttgaaaacaataaaatactcTTTCCATGAAAATACTGCACAGCACAACTCTTTCTCCAGCAGCaaatattattctgatttctgaagatcgtatgacactgaagactggattaatgatgctgaaaaacacagaaataaattactataGAAAACGGTTACTTAAAagtttctaaaatgcatttactaaaaCAGATAGCTCAGTTTtgttcaaatgttcaaaaatcatgtttttttttttttgtcaaaataaccCAGCTGCAGGTTgatttgagattaattggaatgcaaaactaaaaaaagcaaGATTTTCAGCCTCTGTGagccaaaataaatacatctgacCCGTCCTAAAGCGCTGTTTATTCTCTCGCTGTGATAAAAGCACATGTCAGATGAAATAAATAGGGTTTATCTGAATGTCTGTTCAGACTCTGAGATGCAGGCGTTCTATCTGAAGTCTGTGAGGAGTCCAGCGCTGCAGAACCGGCTACGAATGACGTATAAACCCAAACACAACATGGATATCTTCTCACAGGTGAGCACGAGTCTCTTTATTAAACCTCTAGAGAGGAGAAAGGCTGCTGAAGACCCGTCTCTCGGTCTCAGGTGCCGGAGCAGGACGAGACGTACGGAGAGGACAGCTTCGTGGTTGATGGGAGCGAGGATGAGGAGGGAGAGAGCGGCGCTGACGAAGAGCCCGTGGAGGTGATCCATGAAGACTCGTACGTGGACGGGAGGAAGCAGTACGCCACGCGCCGCCGAGTCCAGATCCGACAGATCCGAGCGGAGAGGAGCGGGAAGAGCAAGCGCTCGCGGATCATCCGGCTCCAGGACTCCagcgaggaggaggagcagACGGACCCTGTGTTTAAAGTGCCTCAGCGTCTCCAGAGCGCCTCCGGAGCGACGGAGCGAGACGACAGGAAGCGGCAGAGACTCAGCGATCAGGCGGCGCTCTCGGACGAGCTCGACTTCCTCCCGCAGAGACAGGTGAGAGCTTCGACAGAAACACACGATTACTGTCCTTCATAAAAACTCGTAAAACACATGCACTTCTTAAATAtcttaaagaaaagaaaagatgcatgaaatatgaaagcaaaaattatACAAACTTGTCTTACTCATATGCAATATGTTCAGAAATAATATAGAATTGACCAACCCTGTGTCTAACCTTATgatgtaaaaatagaaatatgcgccattatttttatactttactgtGCATTAAGCTGGCATCAAACCCGTCATATCATCATTTCTTTTATgtatattgtcattttttttatgtaaaaatctttaaatcagTCGTTCCTGTCTGCAGGGGACTGCAGCGCCTGCGCAGACGCAGCTCCCGCCGGCCGCAGACGCTCCTCTGAGAGTTCTGGTGGACAGCCGCTGCATCAGCGGGGGGTCAGAGGTCGTGTCCCGTCTGCGTCTGCGGCACGGCCTGCAGGTCCACGTCTGCTCTCTGATCAGCCCGGACTTCATTGTGAGCAGCCGCATGGCGGTGGAGCGGCAGAGCGAGTCCGAGCTGGCCGGCCTCCAGAGCCGCAGACGTCTGCAGGAGAGAGTGCAGCAGCTGCAGACGGCCTTCGAGCGTGTGTGTCTGATCCTGGAGAGAGACCGCACCAGACCCGGTGACACACACCTGCACAAACACCGtcatttactcacacacacacgtcatcCAACGTCttcatgtctgtctgtcttcagtCGCAatgaagcactttttttttggtgtgtgtgtgtgttctcagtctctctgatcaggtgtgtgtgtgtgtgttctcagtctctctgagcagtgtgtgtgtgtgtgtgtgtgtgttctcagtctctctgaccgtgtgtgtgtgttctcagtctctctgaccgtgtgtgtgtgtgttctcagtctctctgatcaggtgtgtgtgtgtgtgtgttttctcagtctcactgaccgtgtgtgtgtgtgtgtgtgttctcagtctctctgatcaggtgtgtgtgtgtgttctcagtctctctgagcaggtgtgtgtgtgtgtgtgtgtgtgtgttctcagtctctctgaccgtgtgtgtgtgttctcagtctctctgatcaggtgtgtgtgtgtgtgttttctcagtctcactgaccgtgtgtgtgtgtgtgtgtgtgttctcagtctctctgatcaggtgtgtgtgtgtgtgtgtgtgtgtgtgtgtgtgtgtgtgtgtgtgttctcagtctctctgatcaggtgtgtgtgtgtgttctcagtctctctgatcaggtgtgtgtgtgtgtgtgttctcagtctctctgagcaggtgtgtgtgtgtgtgtgtgtgtgttctcagtctctctgaccgtgtgtgtgtgttctcagtctctctgatcaggtgtgtgtgtgtgtgttttctcagtctcactgaccgtgtgtgtgtgtgtgtgtgttctcagtctctctgatcaggtgtgtgtgtgtgtgtgtgttctcagtctttctgatcaggtgtgtgtgtgttctcagtctctctgagcaggtgtgtgtgtgtgtgtgtgttctcagtctctctgaccgtgtgtgtgtgtgtgtgttttcagtctctctgaccgtgtgtgtgtgtgttctcagtctctctgatcaggtgtgtgtgtgtgtgtgtgtgtgtgtgtgtgttctcagtctctctgatcaggtgtgtgtgtgtgttctcagtctctctgatcaggtgtgtgtgtgtgtgtgttctcagtctctctgatcaggtgtgtgtgtgtgtgtgtgtgtgtgtgtgtgtgtgtgtgtgtgtgttctcagtctctctgatcaggtgtgtgtgtgtgtgtgttctcagtctctctgagcaggtgtgtgtgtgtgtgtgtgtgtgtgttctcagtctctctgaccgtgtgtgtgtgtgtgttttcagtctctctgaccgtgtgtgtgtgtgttctcagtctctctgatcaggtgtgtgtgtgtgtgtgtgtgtgtgttctcagtctctctgatcaggtgtgtgtgtgtgtgtgtgtgtgtgttctcagtctctctgagcaggtgtgtgtgtgtgtgttctcagtctctctgaccgtgtgtgtgtgtgtgttttcagtctctctgaccgtgtgtgtgtgtgttctcagtctctctgatcaggtgtgtgtgtgtgtgtgtgttctcagtctctctgatcaggtgtgtgtgtgtgtgttctcagtct
This sequence is a window from Puntigrus tetrazona isolate hp1 unplaced genomic scaffold, ASM1883169v1 S000000528, whole genome shotgun sequence. Protein-coding genes within it:
- the fancm gene encoding Fanconi anemia group M protein isoform X5, which encodes MRLLNQRDLRSLTKYQIILAREQFRRNPPPHVQQGPQQGAIEGDFSICISLYHGYELLQQMGVRSLFLFIQNIFSGPRESTRVRNELQRSPVFMDLYREMESMFSSASRGPGETYVYSHPKLQKLDEVVLQHFQTWNESEDSKASAEVSTRVMIFSSFRESVQEIAEMLSRHQPLVRVMTFMGQASAGKGVRGFTQKEQLEVVRRFRDGGFNTLVSTCVGEEGLDIGEVDLIVCFDAQKSPIRLVQRMGRTGRRRQGRIVVILAEGREERTYNQSQSNRRSINKSIMGNKHSFQMFAHSPRMLPAGVTPTLHKMHISCGQFQHRPLKSRRSSLAPQMTGGEQKCVKDAGFLSAAEEAEWTSSFRLSSDEPQPVLRPSTLLTFSDDPLEQGQSVSGPVRELSLWEWRHWQNRPLHSHSLGHSERCLHFTSIMELIDNMRQEEQEHCSLESETMVHLQEEDLDDGGKTKPDTADEITRQKTKPNTAQHVRVSSHHQQCSDETHKDQTRENLRGSSEKCPVTEEPLSPSVEDEVDLIDLLEDQSLGLQQMFYENISPKRCHHDLATPAFQTILANVRDLLTRSPPKNLEFNLPEISNQPKESLDERFHVTFSLFADEPSVNEDPDQKPAAVSPDWDELFDEERDRAKDQENLNESVDLFGDDEAFLQMSVPDVQTPDGSTGPEGNPPADGSRGSDQGFSCSQDFFSVNFELGFDSEEDEPNDPADTGPRPLGGSSTCSERSPRVSDQTRPSASTPSHVFLPPLGPRTEDQRPSALRSSQRRQTAPTGVLSSDSETDETSLRTLKVKPVFSPEQSKLFSDVDSPVQARRKRAAAINTSEDSDGGLLSDDDFQDVSVHQPRAAESRLVRRPHKVRREGRQFLDEEAELSEDEDVSSDEDDGEEQNDSLQGFVVNSTQCSQGLNDSEMQAFYLKSVRSPALQNRLRMTYKPKHNMDIFSQVPEQDETYGEDSFVVDGSEDEEGESGADEEPVEVIHEDSYVDGRKQYATRRRVQIRQIRAERSGKSKRSRIIRLQDSSEEEEQTDPVFKVPQRLQSASGATERDDRKRQRLSDQAALSDELDFLPQRQGTAAPAQTQLPPAADAPLRVLVDSRCISGGSEVVSRLRLRHGLQVHVCSLISPDFIVSSRMAVERQSESELAGLQSRRRLQERVQQLQTAFERVCLILERDRTRPGELGRVFQRSRCFDGTLAALVKAGVRLLVSTGPDDTAALLAELAQVERRKGQAIGVPLEVRGHRQQALQFYLTLPHVSYVSALNMCHRFRSVSHVINSSVEELQASAQMSRSRAEDVYRCLRYSCDPALLTQL